The Sinomicrobium kalidii region ATCCGATAGAAGGTTCATCAAAAACATATAAAATCCCCTGTAAACTACTGTTTACCTGTTTAATGAGTTTGATGCGTTGCCCGTCTCCACTGGAAATATCCATACTCGGCGTGCTCAAACGGTAATGATCCATCCCCAACCGGATCAAATCGTATAACGGGGTGCACAATTTGTCTACCAGCACCTGCTCTCCTGCCCGGTACTTCCCTGCCCGGAGTTTATTGTACAATTCCTGCAAAGGCAACTCCATCCATTCCTGAAAATTCAATCCTTTCCATCGATACTTCAAATGTTCGGCCCTGATACGTGCACCCCGGCAACCGGGACAGATTTTAGCACTTGTAAACCGGAGAATACTCGGATTCCGGTCCAGCCGGAGAATATTGCTCATAATAGGCAAAATTCCCTTGTAATAACCTATTTCACGGGGTTTCGCCTTAAAACCTTCCCAGCGCAGGCGCGATTCCAGACTATGCTTTCCGTAGTACACCTGTATACGTTCACTACCATTCCAGATCACCTCCTGTTGTTCGGGAGTCAGGTCTTTCCACGGAATATCTACATTAAATCCGTGGGCTTCACAAACCTTGTTCAACTCCTCAACGGTAACCTGCGAATACACGATATAACCGTTGGGCAAGGTGGTTACAATAGCTCCTTCGCGTAAAGTTTTGGTTTCGTCTCCCACCAGTTTAGCTGTATCGATATATTCGGCTTCACCGATTCCGCGACATTCCTCACAAGCGCCTTTGGGATGATTGAACGAAAACAGGGACTTACTCATGCTTTCTGCTGCGGAGTACCGGGCGAACAAAATTCGAAAAATGGGCGTCAACTCGGATAAGGTCCCAAACGTAGCATTGATCGATTGAAAACGCCTGGATTGCTCTACCTTGATCACCGGCGGAAGCCCGGCTATATCATCTACCGAAGCTGTTGGTATCGAAGCTGCATTTTGTTGATTGTAAGCCGGCAAACTCTCTAAAAAATACCGGTAGCCTTCATTCCCGATCACTCCCATGGCCAGGGAAGATTTCCCCGAACCGGAAAGTCCTGTAACCACAATGAATTGGTTTTCCGGGACTGTTAAAGCTATATTCTTAAGATTGTTTTGGTAGGCGTTTTGAATGCGCATGTAGAACCTTCTTTTGCAATAGAAGTGGCAAAGGTACTTAGAGCGTGTTTAAAAAGAATTCAATTGGCTAAAAAAATGCCTTTTTTGTCAAAAACACGCGGTTATTTTTCAATTGCGTTTTTAAAAAAGTACTGATCTACAGTATCACAACCACCAAAATAGAACTACATGAATAATCGTAGCTAATTTTAGGGAAGATTACAGCAACGCTCTCTTATCAGGCAGAGGGAACTCCAAGAGCAGCACTTATTTTGAAAGAACAAGAGCTTTACTACAGAATTAGCATAGCACCTCATGGTTCTTTAGAAATTCCTTGCGGAAAGATTGCTTTTAAGCATCTCCCAAGAAAAGGACAGTAAGTTAAGTTCTGAAAAAGAAACTTAAATTTACTGATATGACACGAAGAAAATTAACTGCAAGATTCAAGACCAAACTGGTCCTCCGAAGGCCTATCGTATAAAAGCGTTTGTATGCTCTTTTGGAATCCTTTAAATATTGATGCCTTATGGGGTTTACGCTCCTACGTAACTGAAATAGTTAATTGTGTATATTTGTGTGTTGGGCAACAAGCTGAAAATAAACTATTGCGGTTTGTTTTAAAATTTAAGATACAGGTAACTAATAAAATAATTAGGACTATGATACTTTTTTTGATAATACTTGCTGTTATATTTTGCGTCACTGTTTATTTCTTTCGTAGGCTTATTGTAAAACAGTTCAGGGATCAGATACCAAATAAAAGACTTAGGATAATTGGTATAGGTGAAGGTGTTTTATGGATTGCTTTTGGTGCTGTTTGGTTAATACTTGTCTTTGCGCAGTGGGCAGACCTTATACCTAAAATAAATTAATAGTACGGGTAATCGGTGAAGGAATGAAAAAGTCAGACCGTGGAGGTGATAAAAGCGGAGCCTGTTGAAGCAACAGGAAATAATGCTGAATCATAAAACATGTTAAGTTTAGAGTGTACATTATTCAGGAACCTTTTAAAAGTTATCTGATGGCAAAAACAGCCATTCTTAGTCAAGAAAAAACCTTTGTAAGTATAAAAATCAATATAAAATGAAATATACCCTATTTTTTCCTTTTGTTTTTTAGTCTGATTCACACCTATGGTCAAATTACGGAAGAAGGCATTATATCCACCGGGGATGCCGGCGGAAATCATGCTTTTACAGGAACCCATTCCAATGCAACATTTGACAACTGGATGAATACCGGGTATAGCGGAACTGCTTATAATCTGCTCGGTTATTCCAATCCACACGCAGGTTTCGGTATTGTAGACGGCAACAATATTGTTTCTCCAATAATCTGGATGTATGCCCATTCGAGAAATGCTTTTATTGTAAAAACAATGAACTACCTCGGGGATATGACTTCCGGTGCCGATTTATTTACGGTAAGAGCCAATGGCAATGTGGGTATCGGGACTACAAATCCGCAATCCAAGCTTGCCGTAAAAGGCCAAATACGGGCAACGGAAGTAAAAGTACTGGCCAATATCAGCGTACCCGACTATGTGTTTGAACCGGATTATAAACTCCACCCTTTAAAAGAAGTACAGGAATATATAGAAATGTACAAACACTTACCCGAAATTCCCTCTGCAAAAGAAATAGAAAAAGAAGGTATTGATCTCGGGAATATGAATATGCGGCTCCTGAAAAAAATCGAAGAACTGACACTGTACCAGATTGAGCTGTTGGGACGGCTGGAGGAAATGGAAAGGAGGATTGGGGAATTAGAATGGAAATAACAAATCATAAGGAAAGGTCAGTATATATTTTTTCCAGTTCGGAGATATTTTTTTCCATATTTAATTTTTCATTAAATAGCGTGAATGCATTCTTTTCAAATTGCTTTCTTAATTGGTCATCGAAATATAATCTTTCAATGGATTTTACCATTCCTTTTACATCTTCAACATCAGTAAGAAAACCGTTAAATTCATGAACGATCAAATCTTTGTTACCATCACAATCTGTCACAACACAAGCCTTGGAAAGCGCAAGACTTTCTATAACGGAATAGGGCAATCCTTCATATCTTGAAGTAGAGATGTATAGTAAAGATTTCTTAATTACGGAAAGAATTTTGTCTCTTTCCATCCATTTAATCAGAGTAACATTATCAGTAAGTTCTAAATTCTCAATAAGCTGTATAATATTCTCTTTATTGGGACTATATTCCCCGACTCCCATTATTACCAAATGGATATCTGGTATTTTTCTTTTTAGTTCATGAACCACCCAAACCATCATTTCCACATTTTTCTGATATGAGGGCCTGCTAACGGTACATAAATACTTGTCAGGTAATTCGATAACATTTACATCCCTGGTATTATCTATTGGAAAAATGGAATTATCAAACCTAAGGGCTCTTTCTTCGCTATATTTTACTTCATCTATTCCTCTTCTTCTTTCCGATTCGGAAGTAGCTAAAAGAATAGAATTAAAGTTTTTAAATACTTTTTCGATAAACAAATACAGTCGTTTCAAGAAACGACTTTCTGCACTTAAAAAAGAATAGGCATGAGGCGTATGCAATACATTGACTTTGTAAAATAAAGACGCTGCCCTGGCTATGATTCCTCCTTTTGCACTATGGGCATGGATAATATGTGGTTTTTCCTTTTTAAGAATTTTAACCGTTCTAATTACCGCTACACAATCTTTAAAAACATTGATTTCCCTCTGTACCGGGATTTTATATTCCTTTAATGATTTTCCATTACGGTCAACATATTTTTTTTTCGAACCATCCTGTTGATAAACTATTACATTTTCAAATCTATCAGGGTCTATATTTTCAGTTACTAGTTTTAAATAAACATCGACCCCTCCAACAGCATGTAAAACATGAGCTATTTTAATTTTTTTGTTCAATTCTTGTATTTATTTATGATTTCGATTACTACGTCTGTGCTGTTTTCCCAGTTAAATGTATCCAATTTTTGATATGTAATCCGCTTTCCTTCCAACTTTAATCCTCTTTCTATGCCATCTGCAATAGAATTTACGTTGTTTGGATCTACATAAATCACCGACTCATCCCCTATCTCCTTAAAAACAGGGATATCAGAAATAACGCAGGGAAGTCCCTTACTCATAGCCTCAATAACAGGAATTCCAAACCCTTCATAAAGACTAGGAAAAACAAAAAGTAAGGCATTTTCATAATACGATACTAGTTCTTTATCAGTCACATTACTCAAAAATTTAATCCTACCATTATAATCGGACGAACTGTTGCCTAATTCATCCGAAAAATGGGATATTTTATTCCCAACAATGTATAATTTTAGAGACTTGTCTTTGATTACTGAAAAGGCCTTTATCAACCTCTGATAGTTTTTTCTGGGGTGATGGGACGATACAGTTAACAAATATTTTTCCTTCTGATTTATGCGATTACTATTTAAAGCTTCTTTTTTAAAAACTTCTGTAAGTCCATTATACACTACTGATACTTTCTCCGAAGATATTTTTAATTCCTTACAGATGTCTTTCTTTGAAGCATTGCTTACGGTAAAAACATGCAAACACCTTCTAGCAATTTTAGGGACCATAAAGTTGTAAATCATGGAAAAACCTCTTGAAAAGGTTTCCTTATAATATTTAAATGCCATATCATGGACGGAAATGATTTGTCTTTTATATAGTAAGGGACCAGTATATCCAAAGGAGATCAACAATGGGCTATTATTTTTCAACAAATACGAGTATAAATCAATTTGTTCCCATATATGACTTTTATTATATCCTATTTTCTTTGCTTCTAATTCCGCTGCCAGTTTATTATGAAGAATTGAAGGAGGGGTAACAAACTGTACTTTATCTCCTAATTCCTTTTTAAGGATTTTGGATATTTCAACCGCAAACCTTTGTACTCCAGTTATTGGTTGGGTCAAAAATCTGGCATTTATAACGATCATTTTTGTAAATATTTCGAATTAAATAAGAATAAAGCATTAAAAAATGAAAAGAATATTACTCCATCGGATCTAGCAAGGATGTTCTCCGTAATAGATATGAGAATAGTTGTTATTAAAAAAAAGAAATACAGGTTCTCTTTATATCCTATTGACATTCTAACCTGTAAACATAGGGAAACCAGATAAAAGATAAGACCTATTGCACCCGAAGCTACCATAAAAAATAAGAATTGGTTATGACTATTATAAGTAGTCCATGTATATATCTTGGCACCAATCTTATCTCTATAACAGGTGTTAAGTTCTTCTTGGGAGTCACCAATACCCACACCAAATAAAAAATTTTTCCTTATAACCTCAAAAGAACAATAATACACACCATTCCTGACATTAATGGAATTATATGTTTCGATATCATTGCCATCGCTTGGCAGCTCAAATTTCGTTGCTAAAATCTCATCTATCCTTATTTTTAAAGGCGGAAATATTAAATAACTGCTCAAAGCTATTGAAAAAAAAGCTATTGCAACGAAAATGTAAGTTCTTATCTTTAATGTATTAAAAAACAATAATGCAAGAAAAGAAGCTGCAAAGAAGGCAAACAAAGGCAT contains the following coding sequences:
- a CDS encoding glycosyltransferase — encoded protein: MNKKIKIAHVLHAVGGVDVYLKLVTENIDPDRFENVIVYQQDGSKKKYVDRNGKSLKEYKIPVQREINVFKDCVAVIRTVKILKKEKPHIIHAHSAKGGIIARAASLFYKVNVLHTPHAYSFLSAESRFLKRLYLFIEKVFKNFNSILLATSESERRRGIDEVKYSEERALRFDNSIFPIDNTRDVNVIELPDKYLCTVSRPSYQKNVEMMVWVVHELKRKIPDIHLVIMGVGEYSPNKENIIQLIENLELTDNVTLIKWMERDKILSVIKKSLLYISTSRYEGLPYSVIESLALSKACVVTDCDGNKDLIVHEFNGFLTDVEDVKGMVKSIERLYFDDQLRKQFEKNAFTLFNEKLNMEKNISELEKIYTDLSL
- a CDS encoding glycosyltransferase family 4 protein, with translation MIVINARFLTQPITGVQRFAVEISKILKKELGDKVQFVTPPSILHNKLAAELEAKKIGYNKSHIWEQIDLYSYLLKNNSPLLISFGYTGPLLYKRQIISVHDMAFKYYKETFSRGFSMIYNFMVPKIARRCLHVFTVSNASKKDICKELKISSEKVSVVYNGLTEVFKKEALNSNRINQKEKYLLTVSSHHPRKNYQRLIKAFSVIKDKSLKLYIVGNKISHFSDELGNSSSDYNGRIKFLSNVTDKELVSYYENALLFVFPSLYEGFGIPVIEAMSKGLPCVISDIPVFKEIGDESVIYVDPNNVNSIADGIERGLKLEGKRITYQKLDTFNWENSTDVVIEIINKYKN
- a CDS encoding O-antigen ligase family protein, translated to MLGELSASEIKRNNLSSLEHINKETVSKIKLRRFRNFVIKLVDTHTTYQGWWVSFVLFVILKKVFVGTKIRFVRKTLLLLLGVLLFVWLLLLSARMPLFAFFAASFLALLFFNTLKIRTYIFVAIAFFSIALSSYLIFPPLKIRIDEILATKFELPSDGNDIETYNSINVRNGVYYCSFEVIRKNFLFGVGIGDSQEELNTCYRDKIGAKIYTWTTYNSHNQFLFFMVASGAIGLIFYLVSLCLQVRMSIGYKENLYFFFLITTILISITENILARSDGVIFFSFFNALFLFNSKYLQK